A portion of the Doryrhamphus excisus isolate RoL2022-K1 chromosome 20, RoL_Dexc_1.0, whole genome shotgun sequence genome contains these proteins:
- the hhat gene encoding protein-cysteine N-palmitoyltransferase HHAT isoform X1 produces the protein MASKPKVQLAPLPWPELLLYWLLSFGSHLYSFYELHIFSKEHEAGLDREFQLESGLIHGFKRDAADFEWTFWTKWAKKSLLWTLIGHGVISRFCSIFYPQFRAAVLTVYGFLAASSVLGLKGVSVLLLHLVLSFTVAQLRRPALSWTCNLVLLCTLHIRPLQEIQRGWYDSEEEYYLLLFSVAVGSLRLISFSLEHCWGPSVRAGALQLCWLFSYAFYHPFFYNGPIITYKDYVEQMQKPAEESDRRKFGFSYLLLRSGRILMWWCIAEYMIHVMYMHSIQSNETYLEILPPWALGGLALALVQFFFVKYLVLFGLPSMLATLDQLVPPNLPLCVSIMYSFTGMWRHFDKGLYRWLLRYIYVPLGGSHHGLHYKMLSTALAFGFVCLWHGGHDYLQYWALMNWLGVLVETGLKALIGSALVYSFFERHFSAATRRRCAAFLSAFSTAMLILSNLVFLGGIHVGRIFWKRVFLQGWSTVAPPMLAFLYCFAQVGLEWTSHPS, from the exons ATGGCATCCAAACCTAAGGTCCAGTTAGCGCCGCTGCCATGGCCTGAACTCCTTCTCTACTGGCTGCTGTCCTTTGGGTCGCATCTCTATTCTTTTTATGAACTTCACATATTCTCAAAAG AACACGAAGCGGGATTAGACAGAGAATTTCAACTGGAGAGTGGACTCATTCACGGTTTTAAAAGG GACGCAGCAGACTTTGAGTGGACCTTCTGGACCAAGTGGGCTAAGAAGTCCCTGCTCTGGACTTTAATCGGACATGGTGTCATATCCAGATTCTGCAGCATCTTCTACCCACAG tttaGAGCAGCGGTGCTCACAGTTTATGGATTCTTAGCCGCCAGCAGCGTGTTGGGGCTTAAAGGTGTGAGTGTGCTGCTTCTGCATCTGGTGTTGTCCTTCACCGTGGCCCAGCTGAGACGACCAGCTTTGTCGTGGACCTGCAACTTGGTGCTACTGTGCACCCTTCACATTCGACCGCTTcaggagatccag AGAGGCTGGTATGACAGCGAGGAAGAGTACTACCTGCTACTCTTCAGCGTTGCCGTGGGCAGTCTACGCCTCATCAGCTTCAGCCTGGAGCACTGCTGGGGTCCCTCGGTCCGCGCCGGCGCTTTGCAGCTCTGCTGGTTGTTTTCGTACGCCTTCTACCATCCATTTTTCTACAACGGACCCATCATCACGTACAAGGACTACGTAGAGCAG ATGCAGAAGCCTGCAGAGGAGAGTGACAGGCGCAAATTCGGCTTCTCCTACTTGTTACTCAGGTCAGGACGTATTCTGATGTGGTGGTGCATTGCAGAATACATGATCCATGTCATGTACATGCACTCCATTCAGTCCAATGAGACCTACCTGGAGATTCTTCCACCTTGGGCATTGG GTGGTCTGGCGTTGGCCTTGGTGCAGTTCTTCTTCGTCAAGTATTTGGTTCTGTTCGGCCTCCCGTCCATGTTGGCCACCCTGGACCAACTGGTTCCTCCCAATCTGCCTCTCTGCGTCAGCATCATGTACAGCTTCACCGGCATGTGGCG GCATTTTGACAAGGGTCTGTATCGATGGCTCCTCAG ATACATCTACGTGCCTCTGGGCGGTTCGCATCACGGACTTCACTACAAGATGTTGTCCACGGCGCTGGCGTTTGGCTTCGTCTGCCTTTGGCACGGCGGCCATGACTACCTACAGTACTGGGCCCTGATGAATTGGCTGGGGGTTCTGGTGGAAACGGGCCTGAAGGCTCTCATTGGCTCGGCACTTGTTTACTCCTTTTTT GAGCGGCATTTCTCTGCGGCAACGAGGAGGCGCTGCGCCGCGTTCCTGTCTGCATTCTCCACCGCCATGCTCATCCTCTCTAATCTGGTCTTCCTTGGGGGGATTCACGTCGGCAGAATCTTCTGGAAGCGTGTCTTCCTTCAAG
- the myoz1a gene encoding myozenin-1a, producing MPVRTPAPITKRKKPSKVIIDLSKISQDEYEIVPNISEFDLGRKIGTPKDIMLEELSLLKNKGSKMFKMRQQRVEKFIYENNPDIFCGDSMDNLQGFVPSLSGHTGSQTINLGGHLLSKDVGQLHYGVFQYGGGAPVPPPKPGSKGGVAAVDGGTGGAGGQGEGQLGKDGKEDKSNEGSLLTGGGKDDASKKMHVKTYISPWEKAMKGDECLLSTLKMAMPSPAKQMELRKYKSFNRSPLPYGGYEKANQLMKFQLPDTVKIKVVVEPPVVYQQDINVRPSFNRTPIGWVGSSEPSSIHVEVDGVPYDGETDEL from the exons ATGCCTGTGAGAACACCTGCTCCCATTACTAAGAGGAAAAAGCCCTCCAAAGTCATCATTGACCTATCAAAAATCAGTCAGGATG AGTATGAGATAGTGCCAAACATATCCGAGTTCGACTTGGGAAGAAAGATCGGGACACCCAAGGACATCATGCTAGAGGAGCTGTCGCTGCTCAAGAACAAAGGCTCCAAGATGTTCAAGATGAGGCAGCAGCGGGTGGAGAAGTTCATCTACGAGAACAACCCCGACATCTTCTGTGGTGACTCTATG GACAACCTGCAGGGGTTTGTCCCCTCACTGAGTGGTCACACGGGGAGTCAGACGATAAATCTGGGCGGGCATTTGCTCAGCAAGGACGTAGGGCAGCTGCATTATGGAGTGTTTCAGTACGGAGGTGGGGCCCCTGTGCCTCCTCCGAAGCCTGGAAGCAAGGGTGGAGTCGCAGCAGTTGATGGAGGAACGGGTGGTGCAGGGGGACAAGGTGAAGGCCAGCTTGGGAAAGATGGAAAAGAAGACAAATCTAATGAGGGTTCTCTACTGACAG GTGGTGGAAAAGATGACGCATCCAAAAAGATGCATGTGAAGACCTACATATCACCATGGGAGAAGGCCATGAAGGGTGACGAATGTTTGTTATCCACTCTAAAAATGGCAATGCCTAGCCCCGCTAAGCAAATGGAACTGCGCAAGTACAAAAGCTTCAACAG GAGTCCCCTGCCCTACGGTGGATATGAAAAGGCCAACCAACTCATGAAATTCCAGCTGCCAGACACTGTGAAAATCAAAGTAGTGGTCGAGCCCCCAGTGGTGTACCAGCAAGACATCAACGTCCGACCTTCCTTCAACCGCACCCCCATTGGCTGGGTGGGCAGCAGCGAGCCCAGTAGCATCCACGTGGAGGTGGATGGCGTGCCCTACGACGGGGAGACCGACGAGCTGTGA
- the hhat gene encoding protein-cysteine N-palmitoyltransferase HHAT isoform X2, translating to MASKPKVQLAPLPWPELLLYWLLSFGSHLYSFYELHIFSKEHEAGLDREFQLESGLIHGFKRDAADFEWTFWTKWAKKSLLWTLIGHGVISRFCSIFYPQFRAAVLTVYGFLAASSVLGLKGVSVLLLHLVLSFTVAQLRRPALSWTCNLVLLCTLHIRPLQEIQRGWYDSEEEYYLLLFSVAVGSLRLISFSLEHCWGPSVRAGALQLCWLFSYAFYHPFFYNGPIITYKDYVEQMQKPAEESDRRKFGFSYLLLRSGRILMWWCIAEYMIHVMYMHSIQSNETYLEILPPWALGGLALALVQFFFVKYLVLFGLPSMLATLDQLVPPNLPLCVSIMYSFTGMWRYIYVPLGGSHHGLHYKMLSTALAFGFVCLWHGGHDYLQYWALMNWLGVLVETGLKALIGSALVYSFFERHFSAATRRRCAAFLSAFSTAMLILSNLVFLGGIHVGRIFWKRVFLQGWSTVAPPMLAFLYCFAQVGLEWTSHPS from the exons ATGGCATCCAAACCTAAGGTCCAGTTAGCGCCGCTGCCATGGCCTGAACTCCTTCTCTACTGGCTGCTGTCCTTTGGGTCGCATCTCTATTCTTTTTATGAACTTCACATATTCTCAAAAG AACACGAAGCGGGATTAGACAGAGAATTTCAACTGGAGAGTGGACTCATTCACGGTTTTAAAAGG GACGCAGCAGACTTTGAGTGGACCTTCTGGACCAAGTGGGCTAAGAAGTCCCTGCTCTGGACTTTAATCGGACATGGTGTCATATCCAGATTCTGCAGCATCTTCTACCCACAG tttaGAGCAGCGGTGCTCACAGTTTATGGATTCTTAGCCGCCAGCAGCGTGTTGGGGCTTAAAGGTGTGAGTGTGCTGCTTCTGCATCTGGTGTTGTCCTTCACCGTGGCCCAGCTGAGACGACCAGCTTTGTCGTGGACCTGCAACTTGGTGCTACTGTGCACCCTTCACATTCGACCGCTTcaggagatccag AGAGGCTGGTATGACAGCGAGGAAGAGTACTACCTGCTACTCTTCAGCGTTGCCGTGGGCAGTCTACGCCTCATCAGCTTCAGCCTGGAGCACTGCTGGGGTCCCTCGGTCCGCGCCGGCGCTTTGCAGCTCTGCTGGTTGTTTTCGTACGCCTTCTACCATCCATTTTTCTACAACGGACCCATCATCACGTACAAGGACTACGTAGAGCAG ATGCAGAAGCCTGCAGAGGAGAGTGACAGGCGCAAATTCGGCTTCTCCTACTTGTTACTCAGGTCAGGACGTATTCTGATGTGGTGGTGCATTGCAGAATACATGATCCATGTCATGTACATGCACTCCATTCAGTCCAATGAGACCTACCTGGAGATTCTTCCACCTTGGGCATTGG GTGGTCTGGCGTTGGCCTTGGTGCAGTTCTTCTTCGTCAAGTATTTGGTTCTGTTCGGCCTCCCGTCCATGTTGGCCACCCTGGACCAACTGGTTCCTCCCAATCTGCCTCTCTGCGTCAGCATCATGTACAGCTTCACCGGCATGTGGCG ATACATCTACGTGCCTCTGGGCGGTTCGCATCACGGACTTCACTACAAGATGTTGTCCACGGCGCTGGCGTTTGGCTTCGTCTGCCTTTGGCACGGCGGCCATGACTACCTACAGTACTGGGCCCTGATGAATTGGCTGGGGGTTCTGGTGGAAACGGGCCTGAAGGCTCTCATTGGCTCGGCACTTGTTTACTCCTTTTTT GAGCGGCATTTCTCTGCGGCAACGAGGAGGCGCTGCGCCGCGTTCCTGTCTGCATTCTCCACCGCCATGCTCATCCTCTCTAATCTGGTCTTCCTTGGGGGGATTCACGTCGGCAGAATCTTCTGGAAGCGTGTCTTCCTTCAAG